A stretch of the Desulfobacter sp. genome encodes the following:
- a CDS encoding response regulator: MIPLGFMAMEVGVILVLVLEQKKMFTTIASQKKNAEAMNQQLIQAKERAETANAAKSRFLATMSHEIRTPMNGVMGMNRLLLDTALTSEQAGYAMAAKESSESLLTLINDILDFSEIEAGKMDLEEVEFNLHTLLNNFIYTMGYRARGKKLQLIFEPDSKNPVFVKGDPGRLRQVLTNLVDNAIKFTPKGHIRVGTKLQSQTATHLEMKFTIQDTGIGIPQEKQGMLFKDFTQVDSSDSRKYGGTGLGLAICKQLTELMGGSIQVKSEEKKGALFSFTIQLKASHPKPSFKSPDGVVGFKVLVMDPVGHSGKLMKQTLESWSLPVCLTQDAAGGIEALKEAAAAGEPFELVIFDPDLPDMDGHALVSILKQVHEISTLSLVVVSAAGQRGDAVLYHEMGVSAYFTRPVINSDLYNCLVMIKEQKEKTKADPSGLITRHSLQTRKNARYKLLLVEDHPINQQVAKGMLKKLGYDADLVFDGAQAVRALKETSYTLVLMDVQMPVMGGFEATRIIRESSPGILNPDIPIIAMTANAMAEDRQKCLDAGMDDYIPKPIRPEMLSAVLEKWISKVPS, encoded by the coding sequence ACCGCCAATGCGGCCAAAAGCCGGTTTCTGGCAACCATGAGTCATGAGATCAGAACGCCCATGAACGGTGTCATGGGAATGAACCGGCTGCTTTTGGACACCGCCCTGACCTCTGAACAGGCCGGGTATGCCATGGCAGCGAAGGAGAGTAGCGAATCCCTGCTGACCCTGATCAATGATATTCTTGATTTTTCAGAAATAGAAGCCGGAAAAATGGATTTGGAAGAGGTTGAGTTTAACCTTCACACTCTGTTGAATAATTTTATTTATACCATGGGATATCGGGCCCGTGGGAAAAAACTTCAGCTTATATTTGAACCGGATTCTAAAAATCCTGTTTTTGTCAAGGGCGATCCGGGCCGCCTGCGACAGGTCTTGACCAATCTTGTGGACAATGCCATTAAATTTACCCCAAAGGGCCATATCCGGGTGGGCACAAAACTCCAAAGCCAAACTGCGACCCACCTTGAGATGAAGTTCACCATCCAGGATACTGGCATTGGTATCCCCCAAGAAAAGCAGGGGATGCTGTTCAAGGATTTTACCCAGGTGGACTCTTCTGATTCCAGAAAATACGGGGGAACAGGCCTGGGGCTTGCCATCTGCAAACAATTAACAGAACTCATGGGCGGATCTATTCAGGTCAAGAGTGAAGAAAAAAAAGGCGCTTTGTTTTCTTTTACAATTCAGTTGAAAGCATCTCACCCAAAGCCCTCCTTTAAATCTCCCGATGGGGTGGTCGGATTTAAGGTGTTGGTCATGGACCCTGTTGGCCACTCGGGCAAACTCATGAAGCAGACCCTTGAATCCTGGTCTTTGCCTGTATGTCTAACCCAGGATGCTGCCGGGGGGATTGAAGCTCTAAAAGAGGCTGCTGCCGCAGGTGAGCCCTTTGAGCTTGTCATTTTTGATCCTGACCTTCCTGATATGGACGGCCATGCCCTGGTGAGCATCCTCAAACAAGTGCACGAGATTTCCACGCTTTCCCTGGTGGTTGTCTCTGCCGCGGGACAGCGGGGCGATGCTGTTTTATATCATGAGATGGGGGTATCTGCTTATTTTACCCGGCCTGTTATCAATTCCGACCTGTACAATTGCCTGGTCATGATCAAAGAGCAGAAGGAGAAAACAAAAGCAGATCCTTCCGGCCTGATCACCCGTCACAGCCTTCAGACCCGTAAAAATGCCCGGTATAAGCTGTTGCTGGTGGAAGACCACCCCATCAATCAGCAGGTGGCAAAAGGAATGCTCAAAAAGTTGGGATATGATGCCGACCTTGTTTTTGACGGGGCCCAGGCTGTCCGGGCGCTGAAGGAAACCTCATACACCCTGGTGCTCATGGACGTTCAAATGCCGGTCATGGGCGGATTTGAAGCCACCCGGATCATCCGGGAATCTTCTCCTGGCATTTTGAATCCTGATATCCCCATTATTGCCATGACAGCCAATGCCATGGCAGAAGACCGGCAAAAATGCCTGGATGCCGGCATGGATGATTATATCCCCAAACCCATCCGGCCTGAAATGCTCTCTGCGGTTCTTGAAAAATGGATTTCAAAAGTCCCGTCCTAA
- a CDS encoding PfaD family polyunsaturated fatty acid/polyketide biosynthesis protein, translating into MTIQSVLHKIISQVGRSGFITESNGEIFFSEEKTISLPLSANQAFLPGIAPQDLGDSEFKKRHGLIYPYVAGAMANGISSASLVKTMAENGMVGFFGAGGLGLGQIESTILDLKSSLKDTPFGFNLIHSLGDPDHEMATVRLYLAHGIRLISAAAFMRMTLPLVYYRVKGIHRNENNEIVVPNQIIAKVSRIEIARQFFSPPPEKLVNKLKELGWVTSEEAQLATQIPMAQDLTAEADSGGHTDNRPALALLPTMIALKEEYMEKFNYDSALCVGLAGGIATPESTAAAFGMGAAYVLTGSVNQSCVEAGVCEDIRRLLAQAEQADVAMAPAADMFEIGARVQVLKRGTLFAVRAEKLYQLYKTHGRFEDIDIKLRKEIQEKFLLTTFEEAWQSTQSFFLAQGNEKEILRAQADPKYKMALVFRSYLGQSSRWAIQGDPKRRMDYQIWCGPAIGAFNQWTKGSFLESHENRFAAEVGLNLLYGACACTRASFLRAQGMSLPPGATRVFPMKKQEILSLI; encoded by the coding sequence ATGACAATTCAATCTGTTTTACACAAGATCATTTCCCAGGTCGGAAGATCTGGATTTATTACAGAATCCAATGGGGAAATCTTTTTTTCCGAAGAAAAAACAATTTCCCTTCCCTTATCTGCCAACCAGGCGTTTTTGCCTGGGATTGCGCCCCAGGACCTCGGAGATTCGGAGTTTAAAAAGCGTCATGGCCTGATCTATCCCTATGTGGCCGGTGCCATGGCCAATGGGATCTCTTCAGCAAGTCTTGTCAAAACCATGGCTGAAAACGGGATGGTCGGCTTTTTCGGGGCAGGGGGATTAGGCCTGGGGCAGATTGAGTCAACCATTTTGGACCTTAAGTCAAGTCTTAAAGACACCCCTTTTGGGTTTAACCTGATTCACAGCTTGGGGGATCCCGACCATGAGATGGCAACGGTCCGCCTTTACCTGGCCCACGGGATTCGCTTGATTTCCGCTGCCGCCTTTATGCGGATGACCCTGCCCCTTGTCTACTATCGGGTCAAGGGAATCCACAGGAATGAAAATAATGAGATTGTGGTCCCCAATCAGATCATTGCCAAGGTCTCCAGAATTGAAATTGCAAGGCAGTTCTTTTCACCCCCGCCTGAAAAACTGGTGAATAAGTTAAAAGAACTCGGGTGGGTGACTTCCGAAGAAGCCCAATTGGCAACCCAGATTCCCATGGCCCAGGATCTTACGGCAGAAGCGGATTCAGGCGGGCATACAGACAATCGTCCTGCCCTGGCCCTGTTGCCGACCATGATTGCCTTAAAAGAAGAATATATGGAAAAATTTAACTATGATTCTGCCTTGTGTGTGGGTCTGGCAGGCGGCATTGCCACCCCTGAATCCACGGCAGCAGCCTTTGGCATGGGCGCGGCCTATGTGCTGACAGGGTCGGTGAATCAGTCCTGCGTGGAAGCAGGGGTTTGTGAGGATATCAGGCGACTGCTTGCCCAGGCGGAACAGGCAGATGTTGCCATGGCCCCGGCAGCGGATATGTTTGAGATCGGAGCCAGGGTCCAGGTGCTCAAGCGGGGCACCTTGTTTGCCGTGAGGGCGGAAAAACTCTATCAATTGTACAAAACCCATGGGCGGTTTGAAGATATTGATATAAAATTAAGAAAAGAGATCCAGGAAAAATTTCTTTTGACCACCTTTGAAGAGGCCTGGCAGTCCACCCAATCGTTTTTCCTTGCCCAGGGCAATGAAAAAGAGATTCTCAGGGCCCAGGCGGATCCCAAGTATAAAATGGCCCTGGTGTTCAGATCCTATCTGGGCCAGTCCTCCAGGTGGGCCATTCAAGGCGATCCCAAGCGGCGCATGGATTACCAGATCTGGTGCGGACCTGCCATTGGCGCGTTTAATCAATGGACAAAGGGGTCTTTTCTGGAGTCTCATGAAAACAGATTTGCCGCTGAAGTGGGCCTTAATCTGCTGTACGGCGCCTGTGCCTGTACCCGGGCCTCTTTTCTCAGGGCCCAGGGCATGAGTCTTCCCCCGGGCGCCACAAGAGTTTTTCCCATGAAAAAACAAGAGATTCTCTCTTTGATTTAA